One Mycolicibacterium sp. ND9-15 genomic window, ATCATCGGTGTCACCTCGGACACGAGGAACGCGCCGTACGCGAACACCTGGTCGTGGGTGATCTGAAGCCATTTGGGGATGGACATTGCGAAACCTTTCGGTCGGAATGAACTAGATGGCTATTCAACCTAGTCGTCTAGAGGAGTCTGTCAAGTGTTGAGCGGCCTTTTGGCATTTCCCCTGGGTTCAGCGCGCTGAGAAGTCGTATTCGAGCAGGTAGGCCGACGCCACCTTCACGGTGTCGCAGACTTCGACGGCCACGTCGTTGGTGTCGTAAGCCGTCCGCACCACCGTCAGAACGGGTACTCCGGCTGCGAGTTGCAAGGTGCGGCGCTCTTCGGGGGTGGGCATCCGTGCGCCGACTTCCTCGGTGAATCGGGCGAGGGTGTGGCCGGCTTCTTCGAGTCGCGCGTAGATGCCGCCAGGTCCGGTGTCGATTTGTTCGATCTTGGTGCCCTGAGCGAATGCGGCGGGAATGTACGAAATCGCTGTCTCAACTGGCCGGCCATCGGCGAGGTACCGCCGAGACCGCACGACAACGTCGTCGTCGGGTGTCAAGCGAAGGTGTTCGGCAACAAAAGAATTCGGCTTCTCACGGGTCACGGTGATGTTGTCCACCCGCGGCGCGTAACCAGACTTCTCCGCCTCGACGGTGAACGCCGCTTTGCCGCTGGCGCGATGTCGTCGGGCAAATCGATCTGACGCGAGCCTGTGGATCGGGGGTGTCGAGCGAACGAACACGCCGCGGCCGTGTTGCGTGATTACTAGTCCTTCGCCACCGAGCACTTGCATTGCCTGCCTGACGGTCATGCGTGCCACGCCGAAGTGTTTGATCAACTCGGCCTCGGACGGCAACCGCTCGCCTGCGGATAGCTGGCCCGAGCTGATAGCTTCGCGCAGCATGCTGGCGATCTGCCGATATGGCGGCTTGTCGTCCGCCCGGTCGATCTGGCCAAGTTGCAGCACCGCAGAGCCTTCCCTTGCATGTCTAGACGACTAGTAGTGTAAGAAAACGACACGCCCATGTCACTACTGGAGTCCGGCCCCGAGGATGGAGTCTCGCATGGCAACCACGCCGAAACACTCGGTTAGCGTCGCGGGCATCGTGGTCCGCGACGACGGCCGCGTCCTGGTCATCAAACGTGATGACACCGGCCACTGGGAAGCCCCCGGCGGCGTCCTTGAGCTTGACGAATCATTCGAGAGCGGCGTTCAGCGCGAGGTGCTGGAAGAGACGGGACTTGAGGTCGCGGTCGAGCGGCTTACTGGTGTCTACAAGAATATGACTCACGGAATCGTCGCCTTGGTGTATCGCTGTCGACCGGCAGGGGGTGAACCCCACGCCACCGAGGAGGCACGTGAAATCCGTTGGATGACAAGGGAAGAAGTAAAGTCAGCAATGATACCTGCGTTCGGGGTTCGGGTCTTGGATGCGTTCGAGCAAGCGCCCCAGTCGCGGGCGCATGACGGGGTCAATCTCGTATAGATGGTGGTACGGGCTCATGCCTCGTAGGTCTCACCGCAGACCAGGCAGTGCAGTGGTCCGCTGTCAGGTTGCAGCCACACCACCATTCCCCGAGAGTGCCCTGCGCAAGGCGCGTAGTTTTGCGACCTCCGCGCCGCGCGGGGCCGCTTACACCCGCCAAAGGTGTGGGGGGTGACCCCCGCGAGCCGTCGCAGCGCCCCTTGATGGCATAGGCGGTCATCGATCACCCCGCATTTGTTTCCAGCACCGAGTATGAGCTCGTTGCTGAGAATTGGAAGCGGCAACGCTTCGAACTTAAGGTGCAGTAGTGGCCACCTTTGGCTTGGAACTAGAAAGCGCTCGGCAGCTGTCGGCCATGGAACTCTACGGCGATTGGTATCGAGACCCCTGGGGATGGCCGGAGGTTCTGACCGTAGAGTTCGTCGCCAAGCTCGATGCCGAAGGGCACCTGGGTATTGACAAAAGGAGTGTGTCTACAAGTTTGGATCCGTTCTTCCATCGAATGGAAGTGCCAAAGTCGTATTTGGGCGTCAGGCCGGCAGTGGTTCAAGACCCCATGAGTCGGCTTGCATACAACGCCGCTGTACTTAAAGGCGTAGGTACTCTTCACTCTGACCTACCCACGTGGGTGTATGGATGGCGTTTACGTGACGACAAGATATCCAAGAACAAGCGTGAGTGGGCCGCCTATGTCGAGAGCCTTCCTACGGTTGACGACGACGGTCATGGGTTGGTTACGGATATAACCTCGTTCTTCGCGTCGAT contains:
- a CDS encoding GntR family transcriptional regulator, with amino-acid sequence MLQLGQIDRADDKPPYRQIASMLREAISSGQLSAGERLPSEAELIKHFGVARMTVRQAMQVLGGEGLVITQHGRGVFVRSTPPIHRLASDRFARRHRASGKAAFTVEAEKSGYAPRVDNITVTREKPNSFVAEHLRLTPDDDVVVRSRRYLADGRPVETAISYIPAAFAQGTKIEQIDTGPGGIYARLEEAGHTLARFTEEVGARMPTPEERRTLQLAAGVPVLTVVRTAYDTNDVAVEVCDTVKVASAYLLEYDFSAR
- a CDS encoding NUDIX hydrolase encodes the protein MATTPKHSVSVAGIVVRDDGRVLVIKRDDTGHWEAPGGVLELDESFESGVQREVLEETGLEVAVERLTGVYKNMTHGIVALVYRCRPAGGEPHATEEAREIRWMTREEVKSAMIPAFGVRVLDAFEQAPQSRAHDGVNLV